In the Malassezia vespertilionis chromosome 1, complete sequence genome, one interval contains:
- a CDS encoding uncharacterized protein (COG:P; EggNog:ENOG503NU51; TransMembrane:9 (o41-61i73-94o100-120i132-156o168-191i323-345o370-397i409-427o439-458i)), whose amino-acid sequence MGGLLFGWDTGQIADLMIMQDFKRRFASKDPGNPDHYVWNMWIQGLIVGFLSIGAMVGPFLGAPASDRFGRRWSIAFGCVVFTVGLIIQVASQYSWVQLGIGRFIVGVSVGWLSASVPVYQSETLPRQVRGAMVGMYQLFITIGILLSYCCCYGTKGYMSSDGSFSSAQWRVPIAVGFAWGIILGVGIMFCPESPRWLGKRGRFDEMKKVLARMRGVDASNEFVLSEFYDIKKEVLDEMQAEKKGWIDCFRTENKTLYRTILGIALQTGQQLTGANYFFYYGATIFQSVGISDSVVTQIILGAVNTGTTFPGLWALDRFGRRICLLVGSAWMAMWLLIFATAGVAGKPIRFVPGGEGVTNPDAPADPESIGTLMICSACFFILAFASTWGPGIWTLISETCAPQTRAKQYAIATLGNWTWNFCIGFFTPPITNNIHFNYGYIFMGCNVANFFLVYFFVYETFNLTLEAANDMYLDPNCKPWNSAKWVPPGYTSRPGFKANVEKELENLSNATGALPNSDNASETKDDGLMIRTSTP is encoded by the coding sequence GTGTGGAACATGTGGATCCAGGGCCTTATTGTTGGTTTTCTCAGTATTGGCGCCATGGTCGGGCCTTttcttggcgcgccggccTCAGACCGCTTTGGTCGACGCTGGAGTATTGCGTTCGGCTGTGTGGTCTTCACGGTGGGTCTCATTATCCAGGTCGCATCTCAGTATTCTTGGGTCCAATTGGGCATTGGGCGCTTCATCGTCGGTGTATCTGTTGGTTGGTTAAGTGCGTCCGTCCCTGTATATCAGTCCGAAACGCTTCCGCGTCAAGTACGCGGCGCCATGGTCGGGATGTACCAGCTGTTTATCACCATCGGTATTCTGCTCTCGTACTGTTGCTGTTACGGAACAAAGGGCTACATGAGCTCGGATGGCTCCTTTTCGTCCGCACAGTGGCGTGTTCCCATTGCGGTCGGTTTTGCGTGGGGCATTATCTTGGGTGTTGGCATCATGTTCTGCCCCGAAAGTCCGCGCTGGCTCGGTAAGAGAGGCCGGTTTGACGAAATGAAGAAGGTGCTCGCTAGAATGCGGGGTGTGGATGCGAGCAATGAATTTGTCTTGTCCGAATTTTACGATATTAAGAAGGAAGTATTGGATGAGATGCAGGCGGAAAAGAAGGGATGGATTGATTGTTTCCGAACGGAAAACAAAACACTGTACCGTACTATTTTGGGCATCGCATTACAGACAGGACAGCAGCTGACCGGCGCCAATTACTTTTTTTACTACGGTGCTACCATCTTCCAATCGGTGGGCATTAGCGACTCTGTTGTTACGCAAATCATTCTCGGTGCTGTGAACACAGGCACCACATTTCCCGGTCTTTGGGCATTGGATCGCTTTGGCCGTCGCATATGTCTCCTGGTAGGTTCTGCTTGGATGGCCATGTGGTTGCTTATCTTTGCAACGGCTGGCGTAGCCGGCAAACCGATTCGCTTTGTTCCCGGTGGCGAGGGTGTGACAAACCCTGATGCACCCGCAGATCCTGAATCGATTGGTACTCTGATGATTTGCTCTGCATGTTTCTTTATCCTTGCATTTGCAAGTACTTGGGGACCGGGTATTTGGACTTTGATATCGGAAACGTGCGCGCCCCAAACGCGTGCGAAGCAGTATGCGATTGCTACCTTGGGTAACTGGACATGGAATTTCTGCATCGGGTTTTTTACCCCACCGATCACAAACAATATCCACTTTAATTACGGATACATTTTCATGGGTTGCAATGTGGCCAACTTTTTCTTGGTGTACTTTTTTGTGTACGAGACCTTCAATTTGACGTTGGAGGCTGCGAACGACATGTATCTTGATCCAAACTGCAAGCCTTGGAATTCAGCTAAATGGGTTCCACCAGGTTACACTTCACGTCCTGGCTTCAAGGCTAACGTAGAGAAGGAGTTGGAAAATCTCAGCAATGCCACAGGCGCCTTGCCCAACTCAGACAACGCATCCGAGACAAAAGACGATGGTCTCATGATCCGAACATCCACGCCGTAG
- the sap49 gene encoding Spliceosome-associated protein 49 (COG:A; EggNog:ENOG503NWYN; TransMembrane:7 (i341-361o373-392i404-425o431-451i463-482o541-559i571-589o)), whose product MSRELERNQEATCYVGNLDDRVTDPLLWELMYQAGPLAHIFMPKDRVTQLHQGFAFAEYHTPADAEYATAILNGIKMFGKPIRVNIASGGDTKQQLDIGANLFVGNLDPEVKERTLYDTFSAFGNILGYPKIARDPTTNESKGYGFVSFDAFDVSDAAIEALNNQFLMNRPMTVMYALKQDTKHGERHDDTIVRPDPLPWYLILTGWTCESNCEYHCTHRITNEARKRVHDIHESVWAALRIEQEQLAETHLRWQAQKSYEKQAEEFGEYCGDAAYMNSDGVCIARIFHAPPPLKSEYELRILAEATIRAALARLSVPERRPVQYYGKWAQIRILGMQEPLSVLFSLMNLGVQVYGARLIVEHVPDTFPIKSLYLLHTYLASTAWVASAIFHTRDAWWTERLDYFCAAAMLLSGLFFSVCRVYFIQPGSDLYRRWMCGCLVAYGLHVFYLMLHKRLDYSYNMVACLAVGVAHNLVWLAAALAPRMVNLVFSQLRGMVGSVHVVHEVKEQRLRLKNLALWNASAIARTPRTFDLVPQQRSRLVSLALLMFVAPALELFDFPPVLRILDAHALWHLSTVPISIVWYQWLVMDARTCVTSYSWSLDAHYDMATDVDELRSSTDAELPSTAYAKAPQLLETAITAASNVQHTSNFLSNSTQHLLRTLTLWGRSVMRILHSMLVAPQ is encoded by the exons ATGTCTCGTGAATTAGAACGGAATCAAGAAGCGACATGCTACGTGGGCAATCTTGACGACCGGGTCACCGATCCACTTTTGTGGGAACTTATGTATCAGGCAGGGCCTTTGGCGCACATTTTCATGCCGAAGGACCGCGTGACGCAATTGCACCAAGGTTTTGCATTTGCAGAGTATCACACGCCAGCAGATGCGGAGTATGCAACAGCCATTCTTAATGGCATCAAAATGTTTGGCAAGCCTATTCGTGTCAACATTGCAAGTGGTGGGGATACAAAGCAGCAGTTGGATATTGGGGCCAATCTTTTTGTGGGAAACTTGGACCCCGAAGTGAAAGAGCGCACTTTGTACGACACGTTCAGTGCATTTGGCAATATTTTGGGTTACCCAAAA attgcgcgcgatccgACTACCAACGAGTCGAAGGGTTACGGTTTTGTGTCTTTTGATGCGTTTGACGTTTCCGACGCTGCAATTGAGGCGTTAAACAACCAGTTTTTAATGAACCGACCGATGACGGTCATGTATGCGCTCAAACAAGATACGAAACACGGCGAGCGTCATG ACGACACCATCGTACGGCCGGATCCACTTCCGTGGTACTTAATCCTGACTGGCTGGACATGCGAATCGAATTGCGAATACCACTGCACACACAGGATTACgaacgaggcgcgcaagcgtgtcCATGATATCCATGAGTCCGTATGGGCGGCGTTGCGCATAGAACAAGAACAGTTGGCGGAGACACACCTCCGCTGGCAAGCGCAGAAGTCGTACGAGAAGCAAGCGGAAGAATTTGGTGAGTACTGCGGGGACGCTGCCTATATGAACAGCGATGGCGTATGTATTGCACGCATATTTCATGCACCACCGCCTTTAAAATCAGAGTATGAGCTGCGCATCCTTGCCGAAGCAACGATCCGCGCAGCGCTAGCAAGACTCTCAGTGCCGGAACGGCGGCCTGTGCAGTACTATGGAAAATGGGCACAGATTCGTATTTTGGGTATGCAGGAGCCACTGTCTGTGTTGTTCTCATTGATGAACTTGGGAGTGCAAGTGTATGGCGCGAGACTCATTGTTGAGCATGTTCCTGATACCTTTCCCATTAAGTCTTTGTACCTCTTGCATACATACCTTGCATCCACCGCATGGGTTGCCAGCGCCATTTTTCATACGCGCGATGCTTGGTGGACAGAACGACTTGACTacttttgcgctgcagccatGCTGCTCTCGGGCCTTTTCTTCAGTGTTTGCCGCGTCTACTTTATCCAGCCGGGTTCGGACTTGTACCGGCGATGGATGTGCGGATGTCTGGTTGCCTATGGCTTGCACGTCTTTTACCTAATGCTCCACAAGCGCCTAGATTACTCGTACAATATGGTTGCTTGTCTTGCGGTCGGTGTAGCGCATAACCTGGTATGGCtggccgctgcgcttgcccCCAGAATGGTCAATCTTGTTTTTTCACAGCTACGAGGCATGGTTGGATCCGTGCATGTGGTACACGAGGTAAAGGAACAAAGATTGCGCCTGAAAAATCTGGCGTTATGGAATGCTTCCGCCATAGCACGGACACCGCGCACGTTTGACTTGGTGCCCCAGCAGCGAAGCAGGCTCGTATCCTTGGCTTTGCTCATGTTTGTTGCGCCTGCCCTGGAGCTGTTTGATTTCCCCCCCGTGCTTCGGATACTCGATGCGCATGCTCTTTGGCATCTCTCCACGGTGCCGATTTCCATCGTATGGTACCAATGGCTTGTCATGGACGCACGGACATGCGTCACATCCTACAGCTGGAGTTTGGATGCGCATTATGATATGGCCACGGATGTGGACGAATTGCGTAGCAGCACAGATGCCGAGCTGCCCTCGACCGCATATGCCAAGGCCCCCCAGCTGCTTGAGACAGCCATAACGGCCGCATCCAATGTGCAACACACGTCTAATTTTCTCAGCAACAGCACCCAACATCTGCTTCGGACACTAACTCTATGGGGCCGCAGCGTGATGCGAATTTTGCATTCAATGCTCGTCGCACCGCAATAA
- the HCR1 gene encoding Translation initiation factor 3 subunit J component (EggNog:ENOG503NWVD; COG:J) produces MSRTRANQQDDWDHDSEPEPAPKPAPPKPQAKAPSKPAAKEGVQLRRGIAGEETGFENFDAASGEEERRRREREAEMRSDLSNAADLFGAATLDENEGDEETAAPEPTKPAKKAPAPAAPSAPLAFANAKPATKEEWENYANDVYASLIKPKSSLSGFDKHFFPCMLALLTTNGVRDVDMRKGANKLRELAEAKVKADQEMKRTGGNVKGTVVVKAKPKQVGTASAKNTYDLKAYGKEALDDDDFM; encoded by the coding sequence ATGTCTAGAACGCGTGCTAATCAGCAGGACGACTGGGACCATGACTCTGAGCCGGAACCTGCGCCCAAACCTGCACCTCCCAAGCCCCAAGCCAAGGCTCCTTCAAAGCCTGCGGCGAAAGAAGGTGTCCAGCTTCGTCGCGGTATCGCCGGTGAGGAAACTGGTTTTGAAAACTTTGATGCCGCGTCGGGCGAAGAAGAGCGACGTCGTCGGGAGCGTGAGGCAGAAATGCGCTCCGACTTGAGCAATGCGGCAGACCTCTTTGGTGCAGCTACTCTGGATGAGAACGAGGGGGACGAGGAGACCGCAGCGCCCGAGCCTACAAAGCCTGCAAAGAAGGCGcccgcgcccgccgcgcccagcgcgcccCTCGCGTTTGCCAACGCAAAACCAGCGACCAAGGAAGAATGGGAGAACTATGCAAACGATGTATATGCGTCACTGATCAAGCCAAAGTCGTCGTTGTCAGGCTTTGACAAGCACTTTTTCCCCtgcatgcttgcgctgctcacaACGAATGGCGTTCGTGACGTGGATATGCGTAAAGGAGCGAACAAGCTACGAGAGCTTGCGGAGGCCAAAGTGAAGGCAGACCAAGAGATGAAGCGCACAGGTGGTAATGTGAAGGGCACTGTAGTTGTCAAGGCGAAACCCAAGCAAGTCGGCACGGCGAGTGCAAAGAATACTTACGACCTAAAGGCGTACGGAAAAGAGGCTTTGGATGACGATGATTTTATGTAG
- the ISM1 gene encoding isoleucine--tRNA ligase (EggNog:ENOG503NWDK; BUSCO:EOG092609JB; COG:J), translated as MGHALNKILKDFILRFQVLQRRRVHYMPGWDCHGLPIEVKAVAEEAARGATHLSPTEIRHAARNVALRELVKQREAFKDFSIMADWSEECAYRTMHFPYEITQLELFSRMVERGLIYQQFRPVYWSPSSGTALAEAEIEYDDQHRSRSAYVAFTLLPNGPLRAKLAKAALHTEDIKLVVWTTTPWTLLGNMALAVSQDAQYSIVRTVQGAYMLVASELVDSLQHIPVGLAQPGITQATLGDVDEVLQVSGYDLVGARYHFPFMEQDTTRKIISAPFVTTTSGTGIVHMAPAHGQEDYQVWRDTGNLAQHGLVSHVDGQGRFAFPGAEAGSTAAVCAAAQALDGQEAMYEGNQSVLALLYDHGALLGERLYTHSYPIDWRTKKPLMMRATSQWFADLSHISGEAQAALEHVHFVPATGRNRLASLVARRSEWCISRQRPWGVPLPAVYNAATGEALLTKTNIEHILGVFAQHKSMDCWWTLDAETFVASEYRDLNAKWIIKGDTLDVWFDSGSSWAVLQSSMGRAYCTPELCADVYLEGTDQHRGWFQSSLLTRISTCGDAKAPYANLVTHGFVVDDAGRKMSKSVGNVIAPESFIFGDEKNAAFPPLGTDILRWWAAKADYTRDMPISPLIMKHAADEVRKLRNTARFLLANVGNTQTALPEPTTLRLLDRYIMHELLQLDTVCHKAYQEFDFPRVVRRLNEFVTCSLSSLYLDVVKDILYAGGGSSRENVVAILDQILYTMTCILAPILPHLAEDIHWYRSGAERDPTEAQALHMPSFFQQGWTPISAAWEDFALASTMQQILNLRSDVFGLMTRCKEASLLKSMPQAALELYVPDAPLYKVLFTYQDQLCDLFSAAQVALYDDYEAYTSAKKQAAWVKEQEGHMGAQLRMQPSSLEKCPRCWKHQRRTEDALCQRCAAVVG; from the exons ATGG GACATGCTCTGAACAAGATCCTCAAAGACTTTATTTTACGCTTTCAAGTActccagcggcggcgtgtTCATTATATGCCCGGGTGGGACTGTCATGGGCTTCCAATAGAAGTCAAGGCCGTCGCGgaggaagcggcgcgcggcgcaacgcaccTTTCGCCCACCGAGATCcggcatgcggcgcgcaatgtcgcgctgcgcgaacTAGTAAAGCAGCGCGAAGCATTTAAGGACTTTTCTATCATGGCCGACTGGTCAGAGGAGTGCGCGTACAGGACGATGCATTTCCCCTACGAAATCACGCAGCTGGAGCTGTTTTCGCGCATGGTAGAACGTGGGCTTATTTACCAGCAATTTCGACCTGTATACTGGTCTCCTTCATCCGGCACGGCACTTGCAGAGGCAGAAATTGAGTACGATGACCAGCACAGGAGCCGCAGTGCGTACGTTGCCTTTACACTGCTTCCCAACGGGCCTTTGCGTGCGAAACTGGCCAaggctgcgctgcacaccgaAGATATTAAGCTGGTTGTATGGACGACAACCCCGTGGACACTGCTGGGAAACATGGCACTGGCAGTATcgcaagacgcgcagtATTCCATTGTGCGGACTGTACAAGGCGCATACATGTTGGTCGCAAGCGAGCTCGTCGactcgctgcagcacatccCTGTTGGGCTAGCACAACCTGGAATAACACAGGCAACATTGGGCGACGTGGACGAAGTGCTGCAGGTTTCTGGGTACGATTTGGTCGGCGCTCGCTACCATTTTCCATTTATGGAGCAAGACACGACCCGCAAGATCATCAGTGCCCCTTTTGTCACAACCACCTCCGGCACCGGCATTGTACATATGGCCCCGGCGCATGGCCAGGAAGATTACCAGGTATGGCGTGACACAGGGAATCTTGCACAACATGGCCTTGTTTCACACGTTGACGGCCAAGGCCGATTTGCCTTCCCGGGCGCGGAAGCGGGAAGCACCGCCGCTGTATGTGCTGCAGCCCAGGCGTTGGACGGGCAAGAGGCGATGTATGAAGGAAACCAATCCGTGTTGGCGCTTTTGTACGACCACGGCGCATTGCTTGGAGAGAGATTGTACACGCACAGCTACCCAATCGATTGGCGGACAAAGAAGCCGCTCATGATGCGTGCAACGTCGCAATGGTTTGCCGACTTGTCGCACATAAGTGGagaagcacaagcagcgcttgaaCACGTACATTTTGTCCCTGCAACAGGACGCAATCGCCTCGCTAGTTTAGTTGCCCGCCGATCCGAATGGTGCATTTCTCGACAACGGCCATGGGGCGTGCCTTTGCCGGCCGTGTACAATGCTGCGACGGGCGAAGCATTGTTGACCAAGACCAATATTGAGCATATCCTCGGCGTATTTGCACAGCACAAATCCATGGACTGCTGGTGGACACTGGACGCCGAAACATTCGTTGCGTCTGAATACCGCGATTTAAACGCGAAATGGATAATCAAGGGAGATACGCTGGATGTATGGTTTGATAGTGGATCATCGTGGGCAGTGTTGCAGTCGTCAATGGGGCGCGCTTATTGCACGCCAGAGCTATGCGCAGACGTGTACTTGGAAGGAACAGATCAGCACCGCGGCTGGTTCCAATCGAGTTTGCTCACTAGGATTTCGACATGCGGTGACGCCAAAGCGCCGTACGCGAATCTTGTGACTCATGGGTTTGTTGTCGACGATGCGGGCCGTAAGATGTCCAAATCTGTCGGGAATGTGATTGCGCCTGAGTCATTTATATTTGGGGACGAAAAAAATGCGGCTTTCCCCCCGTTGGGCACCGATATTTTACGCTGGTGGGCCGCCAAGGCGGACTATACAAGAGACATGCCAATAAGTCCGCTAATTATGAAGCATGCTGCTGACGAAGTGCGCAAACTGCGCAATACTGCGCGGTTCCTTCTTGCGAATGTGGGCAATACGCAAACTGCACTTCCTGAGCCAActacgctgcgcttgctcgaCCGCTACATTATGCACGAACTGCTTCAGCTCGATACGGTGTGCCACAAGGCGTACCAAGAGTTTGATTTTCCACGTGTGGTGAGGCGGCTAAACGAGTTTGTGACGTGCTCACTTTCTTCCTTGTACTTGGACGTGGTAAAGGATATCTTGTATGCAGGGGGCGGTTCTTCCCGCGAAAATGTGGTCGCGATTTTGGACCAAATCCTATATACAATGACTTGCATTCTTGCGCCCATACTGCCGCACCTTGCCGAAGATATTCATTGGTACAGATCTGGCGCTGAGCGCGATCCTACcgaggcgcaagcgctgcataTGCCCTCATTTTTCCAGCAGGGGTGGACACCCATATCGGCTGCATGGGAAGattttgcgcttgcaagTACGATGCAGCAGATCTTGAATTTGCGGTCTGACGTGTTTGGACTTATGACACGTTGTAAAGAGGCGTCACTTTTAAAAAGTATGCCGCAAGCGGCACTGGAGCTCTACGTGCCTGATGCACCGCTGTACAAGGTGCTTTTTACGTACCAAGACCAGCTGTGTGATCTCTTttctgctgcgcaagtcgcATTGTACGACGACTACGAAGCGTATACAAGCGCGAAAAAACAGGCTGCATGGGTCAAGGAGCAAGAAGGCCACATGggcgcacagctgcgcatgcaaCCATCATCTTTGGAAAAATGCCCACGCTGCTGGAAGCACCAGCGAAGAACGGAGGATGCTTTGTGCCAGCGGTGTGCAGCAGTAGTTGGTTAG
- the ABD1 gene encoding mRNA (guanine-N(7))-methyltransferase (COG:A; EggNog:ENOG503NTXE; BUSCO:EOG09262QTY) yields MAGYDPIPDVSQTEPVQVSEAPTKPTPTAYAPAWRVSEPDTVQVPMLPEEFEELKRSSLNSMRNDSTVAQLADQEYVPQRRATRHPAPSNEQSAVVAQHYNKRGEVGREQREFSPILPLKRFNNWIKSALIHRFSTGASGESNKQNGRILDLGCGKGGDLNKWEHQHPSLLVMVDIAEVSVAQAQERYKNGKFSFQAMFFDFDCFRVPLESQLPSSILETLFDTVSLQFCLHYGWDTEKSVDTMLSNVAKALRVGGTFIGTTVDDEMLYSRLETSPMRQDSQFGNESYGVRFTSLKSRPEQPFGNQYYFWLEDAIEDVPEYVVDWKTFERKANEHGLELIYKARFDQMLADGYELRPMRLLLERMHVIDQDQAANGVVTPSMPMPLWDVCTLYVGFAFRKMESEA; encoded by the exons ATGGCCGGTTATGATCCC ATACCGGACGTGTCGCAAACGGAGCCTGTGCAAGTGTCCGAGGCCCCAACGAAACCGACGCCGACGGCCTATGCTCCGGCATGGCGTGTATCGGAGCCTGACACTGTACAGGTACCGATGCTACCTGAAGAGTTTGAAGAGCTTAAAAGAAGTTCGCTGAATTCGATGCGTAATGACAGCACAGTCGCGCAACTTGCAGACCAAGAGTACGTgccccagcgccgcgcgactcGGCATCCAGCACCGTCAAACGAGCAAAGTGCAGTGGTTGCACAGCATTATAACAAGCGCGGCGAAGTCGgccgcgagcagcgcgagttCTCGCCGATTTTACCGTTGAAGCGATTCAACAACTGGATCAAATCCGCGCTTATTCACCGATTCAGCACCGGCGCGTCAGGCGAGTCCAATAAGCAAAATGGGCGGATCCTCGATCTCGGATGTGGAAAAGGAGGCGATTTGAATAAATGGGAGCACCAGCATCCAAGTCTGTTAGTCATGGTCGACATTGCAGAGGTCTCTGttgcacaggcacaggAGCGGTACAAGAATGGCAAATTCAGTTTCCAAGCCATGTTTTTTGACTTTGACTGTTTCCGCGTGCCGCTTGAATCGCAACTTCCTTCTTCCATTCTAGAAACGCTGTTTGACACCGTATCGCTGCAATTTTGTTTGCACTATGGCTGGGATACAGAAAAGAGTGTCGACACCATGCTGAGCAATGTTGCCAAAGCACTTCGTGTGGGTGGCACGTTTATTGGTACAACGGTCGATGATGAAATGCTCTATTCGCGCCTCGAGACATCGCCGATGCGACAAGATTCTCAGTTCGGCAACGAAAGTTACGGCGTGCGGTTCACTTCGCTCAAATCGCGGCCCGAGCAGCCGTTTGGAAACCAGTACTATTTCTGGCTCGAGGATGCGATTGAGGACGTGCCAGAATATGTCGTGGATTGGAAAACGTTTGAGCGGAAGGCAAACGAGCATGGACTAGAGCTTATATACAAGGCACGCTTCGACCAGATGCTTGCCGACGGGTACGAGCTTAGACCTATGCGAttgctgctcgagcgcatgcatGTCATTGACCAGGATCAAGCCGCAAATGGGGTTGTGACTCCGAGTATGCCCATGCCGCTATGGGATGTATGTACACTCTATGTAGGATTCGCCTTTCGCAAAATGGAAAGCGAAGCGTAG
- a CDS encoding uncharacterized protein (BUSCO:EOG09262O0R; TransMembrane:9 (n6-16c21/22o87-108i152-171o177-195i224-242o269-296i308-325o331-349i356-376o382-406i); EggNog:ENOG503NWH3; COG:S; SECRETED:SignalP(1-27)), translating into MATVQCAAVVCAGVALRLVASWSAGWGELILGRQELATAMDSAELLRESMYLLNTLKVDPKTVWSSLSVHHSPLLLLLPQKWVFDPFISALLWIVFDTCTGVALGLTARRLRSAAKHPSLYLSPTAVIACYLLNPYSIATCAAKSMSTLRTLLLAQSILFAMRGSSIALAATQALNSVLFLTPLALVPALTLLGADEYANYGSWRTQFGVARSSAWTQWCKKTVRYNVFFLLALLATSAVLSHDENWSFVRSVYGTRILLDDLAPSSGLAWYFFVQMFGHFRSFFLLVVNVHLWAYTIPVTIQYRSDPLFAVTMLFGLQCLFQNYTSVGDTAMYIALWSLPSVRLADYLRYPMVTSLLFAYSSLLMRAFHYLWLYAGSANANFYYAINLVHALGLGSLLLDSAYAWSPYNSK; encoded by the exons ATGGCGACGGTGCAGTGTGCTGCGGTCGTCTGTGCCGGCGTAGCCTTGCGACTTGTAGCGTCATGGTCTGCAGGATGGGGCGAACTAATTTTGGGACGTCAGGAACTTGCGACAGCTATGGATAGTGCTgagcttttgcgcgagTCGATGTACCTTTTAAACACATTAAAAGTGGATCCAAAAACGGTCTGGTCTTCCTTGTCTGTGCATCACTCTCCGCTTCTTTTGCTACTGCCCCAAAAATGGGTGTTTGATCCTTTTATTTCTGCTTTGCTGTGGATCGTGTTCGATACGTGCACAGGTGTTGCGCTGGGCTTGACGGCACGCCGTCttcgcagcgcagcgaaaCATCCATCGCTCTACTTGTCGCCCACGGCAGTGATTGCATGCTATTTGCTGAACCCTTACTCTATTGCTACTTGTGCGGCAAAATCCAtgagcacgctgcgcacgctgctgcttgcccAGAGTATTCTGTTTGCCATGCGCGGTTCATCCATCGCTCTAGCGGCAACACAGGCGCTCAACAGTGTTCTTTTCCTCACGCCGCTTGCATTGGTGCCAGCATTGACACTCCTTGGTGCAGATGAGTATGCAAACTATGGAAGCTGGCGAACACAGTTTggtgtcgcgcgcagcagcgcatggacgcAGTGGTGCAAGAAAACAGTGCGATATAATGTTTTTTTCTTGCTTGCCCTCCTCGCAACCTCTGCTGTGCTTTCGCACGACGAGAACTGGTCGTTTGTACGAAGCGTGTATGGCACGCGCATCCTTCTCGACGATCTCGCGCCATCATCGGGCCTTGCATGGTACTTTTTTGTGCAAATGTTTGGACATTTCCGGTCCTTTTTCTTACTGGTCGTCAATGTGCATCTCTGGGCATACACTATTCCTGTGACGATCCAGTACAGGAGTGATCCATTATTTGCGGTGACGATGCTTTTTGGCTTGCAATGTCTCTTTCAAAACTATACATCGGTCGGCGACACCGCAATGTACATCGCCCTGTGGAGCTTACCAAGCGTTCGGCTCGCCGATT ACTTGCGATACCCCATGGTAACAAGTTTGCTTTTTGCATATTCCAGCCTCCTTATGCGTGCATTCCACTACCTGTGGCTTTATGCCGGCTCTGCAAACGCCAACTTTTATTACGCCATTAACTTGGTTCATGCACTGGGTCTTGGAAGCTTGCTACTGGATAGCGCTTATGCATGGAGCC CCTATAATAGCAAGTGA